A window from Schistocerca gregaria isolate iqSchGreg1 chromosome 8, iqSchGreg1.2, whole genome shotgun sequence encodes these proteins:
- the LOC126285063 gene encoding uncharacterized protein LOC126285063, with protein MGRNKRGRRGKKSNRRRVVATGAPIESADKVCSCAEHYHSDEYYDSDELDYETLSANADDYKKTEKKKDENDYETLLAQAYEWKKTEKTTTPPVKENCSEKPEEDENETELASSACDGEAEGKRRKRRKKPADPLSALAEPAEQANSNGEQHGCTTQQAKCSEEAQDENTLQAVPTCDGDAKKTRRRRRRGKRADTLPPQEEAAPQSVEQPPEETADVVSEKKKRRRRRKHATASPPQSDKPEDGASGSGGGGGGTCPVRTLKFVSACGFVEEGAGRKAAKLSS; from the exons ATGGGCAGGAATAAACGTGGTAGACGTGGAAAGAAGTCGAATAGACGAAGGGTAGTCGCGACGGGCGCGCCCATAGAATCAGCAGACAAGGTGTGCAGCTGTGCTGAGCACTACCACAGCGACGAGTACTATGACTCAGACGAGTTAGATTACGAGACACTGTCGGCAAATGCTGACGACTACAAGAAGACTGAGAAAAAGAAAGATGAGAATGACTATGAGACATTGTTAGCCCAAGCTTACGAGTGGAAGAAGACTGAGAAGACGACGACGCCGCCAGTTAAG GAGAACTGCAGCGAGAAGCCGGAGGAAGACGAGAACGAGACGGAGCTGGCGAGTTCTGCGTGTGACGGAGAGGCCGAAGGGAAGAGGCGCAAAAGAAGGAAGAAACCTGCCGACCCTCTTTCGGCGCTAGCAGAACCGGCCGAGCAGGCGAATTCTAATGGGGAGCAGCATGGCTGCACCACGCAGCAggcgaagtgtagtgaagaggcgCAGGACGAAAATACCCTGCAGGCGGTTCCTACTTGTGACGGAGACGCCAAGAAAACGAGGCGCCGGAGGAGACGCgggaaacgtgcggacactcttccGCCACAGGAAGAAGCCGCGCCTCAGTCCGTGGAGCAGCCACCGGAAGAAACAGCAGACGTAGTGAGCGAGAAGAAGAAACGGAGGAGGCGCCGCAAACATGCAACGGCTTCCCCCCCTCAGAGTGATAAGCCTGAAGACGGAGCCAGTGGCAGTGGAGGAG GCGGCGGCGGCACATGTCCGGTCCGCACGCTGAAATTCGTCAGTGCTTGCGGATTTGTTGAAGAGGGCGCGGGACGTAAGGCTGCAAAGCTGTCCTCCTAG